The Argonema galeatum A003/A1 genome contains the following window.
AAGTCTGGTAAGTAATCGAACTGTCAGTAGTCAGTAGTCAGTAGTCAGCGGTCAAGAAAAAACACAACTGACAACTGACAACTGACAACTGATAACTAACAACTGACAACTGACAACTGACAACTTATGACTTTAACTGTTCGTGTAATTGCACCAGACAAAACAGTCTGGGATTCCCCAGCCCAGGAATTGATTCTGCCCAGCACAACCGGGCAATTGGGTATTCTGAGTGGACACGCACCACTTTTGACGGCTTTGGATATCGGTGTGATGCGAGTTCGCCCAGATAAAAATTGGGTAGCTATTGCTCTGATGGGCGGATTTGCAGAAGTGGAAAGCGATCGCGTCACCATTTTGGTTAACGGTGCCGAAAAGAGCGATACCATCAATCTGGAAGCCGCTCGCACCGCTTATAACCAAGCCCAAGAGCGCTATAACCAAGTTCAAAACAGCGAAAACCGTCAGGAAAAAATTCAGGCAACTCAAGCTTGGAAAAAGGCACGCGCCCGTTTTCAAGCCGCTGGTGGCATGGTGCAAGTTT
Protein-coding sequences here:
- the atpC gene encoding ATP synthase F1 subunit epsilon — its product is MTLTVRVIAPDKTVWDSPAQELILPSTTGQLGILSGHAPLLTALDIGVMRVRPDKNWVAIALMGGFAEVESDRVTILVNGAEKSDTINLEAARTAYNQAQERYNQVQNSENRQEKIQATQAWKKARARFQAAGGMVQV